The sequence GAAGGGGGTGAAATTATTTTGTGATAATTATGGACAAAGCTTCAGGACGAGTTTTATAATTTAACCTGGAAAAAGTGGGGAATAAATCTGATACCGGGGTGGGGAATAAAGCTGATACTTGACAAAAGTACTCGGAGTGAGGTTTATAGATATCATATATATAGCATAAATTACCCCCCCCGAGTGAGCTATTACAGTAACAATTCCTCCCAGAAAACCAAAAAGCACCCCGTGCCATTTCTGGTATTGATAATTTTCGACTTTTTTGCTAATCATTTTAAAATAAGGAATCGGATGATTTTTAACAAGCTGATGAACAGCAAAGATTCCACAAAAAAAGCCAACCATCCTTGCAAACCACCGATCTGGAGTATAATTCATAATTACACCTCCAACGATGACCCCAATTATAGAACCTGAAGCAATTGTTAAAAGAACTGATTTATTTATGTTCTTCCAATAATGAATCATGGGCATGATATTTGTTAACAACATGATGGGACCACCTAATCCAACGGCACTCTTAGGAGGAAGAATCAGAGAAAAGGCAGCGGTCATGAAGATTCCTCCCCCTACTCCAAAAGAAGTCTTAATCAAAGCTGTTAATAAAATAGTAACACCAATATAGATGGCCTGGAAGGAATTAAATTCGATACCCATTTATCATACTCAAAATCGAATATCTTACTAAATTAAACCTAAAATATACTTAAAAATGTGTTAATTTTAATATATTACTCCTATTTTAATGCATACTTTATTGGTCTCTTTATTACAAAAAATAAGGAAGATCAATATCCTATATCTTTCCCTATAATGATTACAGTGAAGTCCTTAATTCCCCACGGTCTTCTTTCAATAATGGTTGTCACCCTGCAAAGCCTGAACGGTGTATTGCAATCTCTGCAAATTAAATCTTCTGCGCAGGGAGTAGGGTCCTTTCGCCTCTGGCAATTTTTTGGAGCTGCTACTTTCTTAAGTCGAGCAAGACCCTGACTCATATTCTTGACTATCTTGTTGACTCCTGCTACAACAATCACCTTCGAAGGACCAAAGATCATGGAAGAAACGCGATTACCCGTTGCATCAACGTTAATAAGTTTTCCATCCATGGTCAGTGCGTTAGTACTTGTCAGGAAGATATCCGCCCTCTGCTGTTTTTTCCCAACTTCGTATCTCTCTTCCCTGGAAAGTCCTTCCTTCCAGTGATCGTAGACCGTATTCCCTCTTTTTACTAAAGCCTCAAGAAGTCCCATATCCCTTATGGTAACAGACCCACCAATTCCGACTTTGGCATCGATGGGGACCATCTTTAAAACTTCCTCCTTAGCTTTTTCAATAGATGAAAAATACAAAGCCTCCATCTCATTTCTCCTCAAGTTCTCAACAACCTTCTGAATCATATTCGATGTTATTTTTTTTATCACACAATTCCTTTCAGGAAGTTTCCTCCAACAAAGTTCTTTCGACAGTATAATTTATCGTAGCGATAGTTCAGAATATAAGGAATATCGCAATTATCAGTAATACCAGAGCGATTATTCGATAGAACAAAGCTTGATTGACCTTTATATGCACAAACGATCCAGATAGATTCCCAATTATAAAAGCCGGCAATAGATAAAGACTAAACTTAAGGATATCTACATTTATCAGACCAGCGTAAGCAAATAATATCACTCGCCATATATCCATTAAAAAGAATAAAAAGACCAATGTAGCTCTGAGGGCATTCTTATCTCTTAATTTCCTGGCCAGATATACAACAACTGGTGGTCCACCTGCACCAAATAAGCCTCCTGTGATGCCACTCAGTAGACCAGCGATAACTCCCACATAATTCTTAAGTTCCTTAACCTCCTTAACTTCCTTATCCCAAAATAGAATTTTAAGGGCATAGCCTGCTATAAATAAACCTAACAAAGTTTTGAGCAGGCTACTTTTGAAGGAAACTAATACATATGTACCTAAAACAATGCCTATCATATATGTGGGAATTAATATAAGTAATACATCCTTTCTGACCCATTTTATTGTCTGAAAAGTAGAAAGCAATAGGATTCCAGTGAGCACGGCGAGTATGGCTGCTGTCGGTACGACAATCTTTATGTCAAGAAGAAGAATAAGTGGTGCCACCATCAATGGCCCCGAACCAAAACCAGTTAACCCTCTTACAAAGAAGGCCATGCTTACTACTATGCTGGATAGAATTATTATTTCTAATGTCATCAATTTACTCTATTCTTTGTCCTTATGTTATTCATTAATAATTCTGTATCTCGTTGTAATCTCTGCTGTAGATTTTAGCATAGCCATTACTGAACAGGTTTTTTTTGATAATTCTATTGAACTTCTTATAGCTTTCTCTGAAATGTTCCTTCCTTTAATAACATACTCCATCTCTAT is a genomic window of Nitrospirota bacterium containing:
- a CDS encoding lactate utilization protein; its protein translation is MIKKITSNMIQKVVENLRRNEMEALYFSSIEKAKEEVLKMVPIDAKVGIGGSVTIRDMGLLEALVKRGNTVYDHWKEGLSREERYEVGKKQQRADIFLTSTNALTMDGKLINVDATGNRVSSMIFGPSKVIVVAGVNKIVKNMSQGLARLKKVAAPKNCQRRKDPTPCAEDLICRDCNTPFRLCRVTTIIERRPWGIKDFTVIIIGKDIGY
- a CDS encoding sulfite exporter TauE/SafE family protein; the protein is MTLEIIILSSIVVSMAFFVRGLTGFGSGPLMVAPLILLLDIKIVVPTAAILAVLTGILLLSTFQTIKWVRKDVLLILIPTYMIGIVLGTYVLVSFKSSLLKTLLGLFIAGYALKILFWDKEVKEVKELKNYVGVIAGLLSGITGGLFGAGGPPVVVYLARKLRDKNALRATLVFLFFLMDIWRVILFAYAGLINVDILKFSLYLLPAFIIGNLSGSFVHIKVNQALFYRIIALVLLIIAIFLIF
- a CDS encoding sulfite exporter TauE/SafE family protein; the encoded protein is MGIEFNSFQAIYIGVTILLTALIKTSFGVGGGIFMTAAFSLILPPKSAVGLGGPIMLLTNIMPMIHYWKNINKSVLLTIASGSIIGVIVGGVIMNYTPDRWFARMVGFFCGIFAVHQLVKNHPIPYFKMISKKVENYQYQKWHGVLFGFLGGIVTVIAHSGGVIYAIYMISINLTPSTFVKYQLYSPPRYQIYSPLFPG